The Candidatus Pantoea soli genome window below encodes:
- the dbpA gene encoding ATP-dependent RNA helicase DbpA, with the protein MTAFSTLTQLPASQLDNLREMGFDAMTPVQAASLPAILAGRDVRAQAKTGSGKTAAFGIGLLNRIDNSQFHTQALVLCPTRELADQVSNVLRQLARFTRNIKILTLCGGQPMSAQRDSLVHAPHIVVGTPGRILDHLKRDNLDLTRLQTLVLDEADRMLEMGFRDDMEAIIGFTPDARQTLLFSATWPDTIASLSQRFQRDALAVATEDRAELPAIEQQFIEAAASERVALLCALLSQQQPASCVVFCNTKRECDDIAAALNDRQISALALHGDLEQRDRERVLIRFANGSSRVLIATDVAARGLDIKSLALVVNFQLAWDPEVHIHRIGRTGRAGETGLAVSFVTADEMVRAHALEDYLQQKLNWVSAATLAGKTTRALPAAMMTLCIDGGRKAKIRPGDILGALTGEAGFSGDQIGKIDLTQTHAYVAIEAAQAKKALIKLKEGKIKGKSVRAILLK; encoded by the coding sequence GTGACTGCTTTTTCTACCCTGACGCAACTTCCCGCCAGCCAGCTCGACAACCTGCGCGAGATGGGTTTCGACGCCATGACGCCGGTGCAGGCCGCTTCGCTGCCCGCTATTCTTGCCGGACGCGACGTGCGTGCGCAGGCGAAAACCGGTAGCGGCAAAACCGCCGCCTTTGGTATCGGCCTGCTGAACCGCATCGATAACAGCCAGTTTCATACTCAGGCGCTGGTGCTGTGCCCGACGCGCGAGCTGGCCGACCAGGTCAGTAATGTGCTGCGCCAGCTGGCGCGCTTCACGCGCAATATCAAGATTCTGACGCTGTGCGGCGGCCAGCCAATGAGCGCGCAGCGGGATTCGCTGGTGCACGCGCCGCACATCGTGGTGGGCACGCCGGGCCGCATTCTCGATCACCTGAAACGCGATAATCTCGATCTCACCCGGCTGCAAACGCTGGTGCTGGATGAGGCGGACCGGATGCTGGAGATGGGCTTCCGCGACGATATGGAAGCGATCATCGGTTTCACCCCGGATGCGCGCCAGACGCTGCTGTTTTCCGCCACCTGGCCGGATACCATTGCCAGCCTGAGCCAGCGTTTCCAGCGTGATGCGCTGGCGGTGGCAACGGAAGACCGCGCCGAACTGCCTGCCATTGAACAGCAGTTTATTGAAGCCGCAGCCAGCGAGCGCGTGGCGTTGCTGTGTGCCCTGCTGAGCCAGCAGCAGCCTGCTTCCTGCGTGGTGTTCTGTAACACCAAACGCGAATGCGATGACATTGCGGCCGCGCTGAACGACCGGCAGATTAGCGCGCTGGCGCTGCATGGCGATCTGGAACAGCGTGACCGTGAGCGGGTGCTGATCCGCTTCGCCAATGGCAGCAGCCGTGTGCTGATTGCCACTGATGTTGCCGCGCGCGGACTGGATATCAAATCGCTGGCGCTGGTGGTTAACTTCCAGCTGGCGTGGGATCCGGAGGTGCATATCCACCGCATTGGCCGTACCGGCCGCGCCGGCGAAACGGGCTTAGCCGTCAGCTTTGTCACTGCCGATGAGATGGTGCGCGCGCATGCGCTGGAAGATTATCTGCAGCAGAAGCTGAACTGGGTCTCTGCCGCCACGCTGGCCGGTAAAACCACGCGGGCGTTACCGGCGGCAATGATGACGCTGTGCATTGACGGTGGGCGTAAAGCCAAAATCCGTCCGGGTGATATTCTCGGCGCGCTGACCGGCGAAGCCGGTTTCAGCGGCGATCAGATTGGTAAGATCGATCTGACGCAGACGCACGCTTACGTGGCCATTGAGGCTGCGCAGGCGAAGAAGGCCCTGATTAAGCTGAAAGAAGGTAAAATCAAAGGCAAAAGCGTCCGCGCCATTCTGCTGAAGTAA